A genomic segment from Desulfurispirillum indicum S5 encodes:
- a CDS encoding DNA-3-methyladenine glycosylase I, with translation MTRRCDWCGDDPLYIAYHDEEWGIPVHDDRRLFEMLILEGAQAGLSWITILRKRENYRRAFAGFAIDKVAAFTEDDVQRLLADAGIVRNRLKIRSAIGNARAVQQIQAQYGSLDAFLWGYVDNRPIVNSWSHISEVPASTALSDRLSRDLKKHGMRFVGSTICYAFMQAVGMVNDHLTSCHRATRPF, from the coding sequence ATGACCAGACGCTGTGACTGGTGCGGCGATGATCCGCTGTATATCGCCTATCACGATGAGGAATGGGGGATTCCCGTCCATGATGATCGCAGGCTCTTTGAGATGCTGATTCTGGAAGGCGCCCAGGCGGGGCTGAGCTGGATAACCATTCTGCGCAAGCGGGAAAACTACCGCCGCGCTTTCGCCGGTTTTGCCATCGACAAGGTTGCGGCCTTCACGGAGGACGATGTGCAGCGCCTGCTGGCCGACGCGGGCATAGTGCGCAACCGCCTGAAAATCCGCTCCGCCATCGGCAACGCGCGGGCGGTACAGCAGATTCAGGCCCAATATGGCTCTCTGGACGCCTTTTTGTGGGGCTATGTGGATAACCGGCCCATCGTCAACTCCTGGAGCCATATCAGCGAGGTACCGGCCAGCACGGCCCTCTCAGATCGTCTGAGCCGCGACCTGAAAAAACACGGGATGCGCTTTGTGGGATCAACGATCTGCTATGCCTTCATGCAGGCGGTGGGTATGGTCAACGACCATCTCACCAGCTGCCATCGCGCTACGAGACCCTTCTGA
- a CDS encoding NUDIX hydrolase, translating into MGKYLELKSRDGWEYVSRVQCEGAVIVLIHNRDTGLYLMVEQYRPPVAQRVLEFPAGLIDAGETPLQTAVRELREEAGIDAQPGELLDLGYVYSSVGMSDEKVFFFAITIDNSREVHPLNLQGAEAHHGLVSRWVPEEAVLTSKAAKAQSILARFQASRKDPGLTF; encoded by the coding sequence GTGGGAAAGTATCTTGAACTGAAAAGCAGAGACGGCTGGGAGTATGTCAGCCGGGTACAGTGCGAAGGAGCGGTTATCGTCCTGATTCACAATCGCGATACGGGCCTCTACCTGATGGTGGAGCAGTACCGGCCACCGGTGGCCCAGCGGGTGCTGGAATTCCCGGCCGGGCTGATAGATGCCGGAGAGACACCCCTGCAGACGGCAGTGCGCGAGCTGCGTGAAGAGGCGGGAATTGACGCGCAGCCCGGCGAGCTGCTTGATCTGGGATATGTCTACAGTTCTGTGGGCATGAGCGATGAGAAGGTCTTCTTCTTTGCCATTACCATCGACAACAGCCGGGAGGTGCATCCGCTGAACCTGCAGGGCGCTGAGGCCCATCACGGTCTGGTCAGCCGCTGGGTTCCCGAGGAAGCAGTGCTGACCAGCAAAGCCGCCAAAGCCCAGAGTATTCTGGCGCGCTTCCAGGCAAGCCGGAAGGATCCCGGGCTCACATTCTGA
- a CDS encoding glutaminase, translating to MNSQEILDDIVAAIRPQLGKAGAVANYIPALARVNPCQFGIALRTRDGVEAWAGDAMTPFSIQSISKVFSLTMAMRLAGERLWERIGREPSGNPFNSLMQLESEQGIPRNPFINAGAIAVADCLVTCGDDPKSEMLALISSLCDEPVHIDEEVAASEAATGFRNVALANFIKSFGKLDNDVCTVLDVYFRQCAIPMNCLQLARAVNFLCRDGSHPFSGVQVISARQARRINALMLTCGTYDAAGEFAFLIGLPCKSGVGGGIVAIVPDTLSLCVWSPALDASHNSLLGQKALEMFTSRTGLSIF from the coding sequence ATGAACTCTCAGGAAATTCTCGATGATATTGTCGCGGCGATTCGCCCGCAGCTCGGCAAAGCGGGGGCAGTCGCCAACTACATTCCAGCGCTGGCCCGGGTCAACCCCTGCCAGTTCGGCATCGCCCTGCGCACCCGCGATGGGGTCGAGGCCTGGGCTGGCGATGCCATGACGCCTTTTTCCATCCAGAGTATTTCCAAGGTCTTCTCGCTGACCATGGCCATGCGCCTGGCAGGGGAGCGTTTGTGGGAACGCATCGGCAGGGAGCCTTCCGGGAATCCCTTTAACTCCCTGATGCAGCTGGAGAGCGAGCAGGGCATTCCCCGTAATCCCTTTATCAACGCGGGTGCCATTGCGGTAGCCGACTGTCTGGTCACCTGCGGCGATGACCCCAAGTCCGAGATGCTGGCCCTGATATCCAGCCTCTGCGACGAGCCGGTACACATTGACGAGGAAGTGGCTGCTTCCGAAGCAGCCACCGGATTTCGCAACGTGGCGCTGGCGAACTTCATCAAGAGCTTCGGCAAACTGGACAATGACGTCTGCACGGTGCTGGATGTCTACTTCCGCCAGTGCGCCATCCCCATGAATTGCCTGCAGCTGGCCCGGGCAGTCAATTTCCTGTGTCGCGATGGCAGCCACCCCTTCAGCGGGGTACAGGTGATCAGCGCCCGGCAGGCCCGCCGCATCAACGCCCTGATGCTGACCTGCGGCACCTATGACGCGGCCGGTGAATTCGCCTTTCTCATCGGCCTGCCCTGTAAAAGTGGTGTGGGAGGAGGTATTGTGGCGATTGTGCCGGACACCTTGAGCCTGTGCGTGTGGTCTCCGGCTCTGGATGCCAGCCACAACTCTCTGCTGGGACAGAAGGCCCTGGAAATGTTCACGTCACGCACCGGGCTCTCGATATTCTGA